GTGGTGGCGTACAACAACGCGGCGGGCCAGGCCACGGACGCCGCGCTGCCGCCGGGGGCCTGACTCTGGTGCCCGGCGTCTACACGGCCTCCTCGACGCTGGGGCTCACCGGCACGCTCACCCTCGACGCCGAGGGCGACCCCAACGCCGTGTGGGTCTTCCAGGTCGGCTCCGGTCTGACGACGGCGTCCGCCAGCCGCGTCAACCTCATCAACGGCGCGCAGCCCTGCAACGTCTTCTGGCAGATCGGAAGTTCGGCCACGCTCGGTACGGATTCGACCTTCATCGGCAACATCCTGGCCCTGACCTCGATCAGCGTGACCACCGGCGCGACCATCGAGGGCCGGGCGCTGGCCCGTAACGGCTCGGTCACCCTGGACAACAACCGCATCACCCGGTCCACCTGCTCCGGCGGCACCACGTCCGGCACCACGACGGGCACGACGACCGGGACCACGACCGGGACCACGACGGGCACGACGACCGGGACCACCACCGGCACCACGGGAGGCGTGCTGGGCGGGGTGCTCGGCGGCGTCCTGACCGGCGGCACCACGGGCGGTACCGGCGGGGTGCTCGGCGGAGTACTCGGCGGCGTCGTGACCGGCGGCACCACCGGTGGCACTCCGGGTGGTTCGACCACCACAGGGACCACCACGGGGAACACCGTCGGCAACACCTCCGGGAACATCGCCGGCAACACCACGGGCGGCGGCAAGGGCGGCGGCACCGGCGGCCACTCGGGCGGTCACACCGGCGGTCACTCGGGCGGTGGCAAGGGCGGCGGCACCGGCGGCCACTCGGGCGGCCACGACAGCGGCGGCTACGGCTACGGCGACGGGCGGCCCGGCGACCACGGCCCCGGCGAGGAGCACGGCGGCTACGGCGAGAAGCCTGAGGGTCCCGGACACCACGAGGGCTGACCGGAGGCGCGGAACGCGAGCCGCCGGATGACCGGCGTGCGGCGGGGCATGTCCTCCTGCCCCGCCGCACGCTTCCACAAGACGGACGACGAACAGAACAGGGCGGGGCACGTGCTGGGTGGAGCCGCGACGGAACATGAACGCACGCAGGTACGCAGTCGGGTGGGCAGTCAGGTGAGAAACCGGTTACGCAGAGGAGTCCTCACCAGCGCCGTGGCGCTCTGTCTGGCCACCGCCCTGGTCCACATCGGTCTGGTCTTCCTGCACGTGGCACCGTCGAACACGGTGTCGCAGCGCTTCAACGCCCAGGTGGACGCCTGGATCTACCCACTCTTCGAGCAGAACTGGCGGCTGTTCGCCCCCGACCCGGACTCCGTCAACCGGCGGATCTCCGCGCGCACGGCGCACACGGCCCCGGACGGATCGGTCCAGGTCAGCGACTGGACCGACCTGACCGCCGTGGACACCTCCGCCATCGAGCACAACGCCTTCCCGAGCCACACCTCGCAGAACATGCTGCGTCGCTCCTGGACGTCCTACGTCGAACTCCACGGCGGCGACGACGTCCCGCGCTCGGACCGGGCCGTGATGATGCAGCGGTACCTGCGCAACATCGCCGCCGACCGCATGGCCGAACGCGACGGCAAGCCGTTCGAGAACATCCAACTCCGGGTCGTCACCCTGCCCGTGGCCGCTCCGGGCAGCCCGGACCGTGACCGCCGTGCCGCCGCGAAGGACGCCGAGACCCGGCTCCTGCCCTGGTGGAAGGTGGCATCGGATGCCTGAGACGGCCAACACTCCGTCCCGCCCTCGCGAGCCGGCCGACGGCCCGGCGTATCCGGCGGCACGGGTGACGGGCGCGGCACGCCGCGCGTGGGCGCTGCTGACCGAACGCCCCCTCTCCCTCTACGCCGTATCGGTCCTGCGTATCGGGTACGGGCTGCTCTACCTGGTCTTCCTGGTGCGCGAGTTCCCCCACCGGGACGCGATCTGGGGACCCGGCTCCCCGTGGACGCCGGACCTGGCCCGTCAGCTCTTCGACCAGACCGGCTGGGTCAGCGTGCTGACCCTCTCCGACAGCCGCCTCTACTTCGAGCTCTGCTACGCGGCCGCGCTCGTCGTCAGCATCCTCTTCCTCCTGGGCTGGCGGACCCGCGCGGTCTCCGTGCTCTTCGCCGTCGTCGTGGCCTCGTTCCACGCGAGGTCGATCTTCATGACGGACGGCGGCGACAACCTGGTCCTCCTGATGGCGCTCTACCTCACCCTCACCGCGTCCGGCCGCCGCTGGTCCCTGGACGCCCTGAGGGCCCGTCGGGCCCCCTCCGGCCGACGCCTGCTCCCGCTCCCGCCCCAACTCGCGGCGGCCGGGCGGACCCTGGTCACGGCCGTGCACAACTGCGGGCTCCTCGTGATCGCCGTCCAGGTGTGCTTCCTCTACGGCGCCGCCGGCCTCTACAAGGTCCAGGGCGGCACCTGGGGGGCCGGGACCGCGCTGCATTACGTCCTCAACCTCGACCTCTTCCAGCCGTGGCCCGCGCTCTCGCACTGGGCGGACGGTCAGGTGCTCGCCATCGCGGTCATCGGCTACCTGACCGTGCTCCTCCAGGTCGCTTTCCCGTTCGTGCTGTTCGGCAGGCTCAAGTACCCGGTCCTGACGATGCTGCTAGGGATGCATATCGGCATCGCGGTACTCATGGGTCTGCCGCTGTTCTCCGGCGCGATGATCATCGCCGACGCGGTGTTCCTGCCCGACCGCTTCTGGGCCGCGGCCGGAAGGCTGGCCCGGCGTGGGCTCGGACGTACGGAGGAGGCGCGGCCCGAACCGGCGGACGTACCGGAGACCTCCGGGGCGCCGGATGAGACGAGGGCCCCGCGCGGCACGGTGCCGAAACAGGGCAGCCCGGTGTCGCGCGTACGCGATCGTCCCTAGGGGACTTGCGCACGCTGCCGCAGCCACGTCCTGGGGCGGGTGAGCTGGGAACGGCCCCGGCGGAGCGTCTGCTCCGCCGGGGCCGCTGTCGTGTGCGGGCGGGCGGCCACGGCCGCCGCCCCGAACTCAGGGGGTGTTGCGCCCCTGGGAGGCGCTGCCGTCGTAGACGTTGTCCGGCGTGGCGAGCTGGGTGACCGCACGGGCGAGCAGCGTGGACGGCTCCTGGCCCCCGCTGAGGGAGTCCGTGTTGATCATGATGACCATCGTGGCCTTCTGCGCGGGCAGGTAGACGGTGACCGTCTCGTACCCCGGCAGGGACCCGTTGTGGCCGATCCACCCGTCGGCGTCGAAGATGCCCAGACCGTAGCTGAGCCCGGGGAACCCGGTCGGCAGGGTCTTGAGCCGCTGCGCCTGGGTCCGGGGGCTCAGCAGCTCCCCGGTGGCGACGACCTCGGCCCAGCGGCGCAGGTCGTGCAGGTCGGAGATCATCGCACCGGCGGCCCAGGCCCAGCTGGGGTTCCAGTCCGTGGAGTCCTCGGTCTCGCCGCTGAGCGTCTGGTCGGTGTAGCCGTGCGCGTGCGGCTCGGGGAACTCGGCCCCGGTCGGGAAGAGCGTGTTGTGCAGCCCGGCGGGACGCAGCACCCGTTCGTGGATGACACGGTCGAGGCGCTGACCGGTGACCTTCTCGATCACCAGCCCGAGCAGGACGAGGTTGGAGTTGGAGTACTGGAACCGCGCGCCCGGCTTGAAGGTGTTCTCGTGCTTCATGCCGTACGCGAGGACGCCCCGGGGGGTGAACGAGCGGTAGGGGTCGCTCAGCAGGTCGTGCACGAAGTCCGCGTCGGCGGTGTACGGGAACAGACCGCTGCGCATCCCGGCGAGCTGGCGCAGGGTGATGCGGTCTCCGTTGCGCACGCCGGAGACGTAGCGGGAGATCGGGTCGTCCAGCTTGACGAGCTTGTCGTCGACGAGTTGGAGCAGCGCGGTGACCGTGAACGTCTTGGTCTCGCTGCCGATCCGGATCCGGGTGTCGGCCGACATCGGCTCACGGGTGACCGTGTTGGCGACGCCGCTCGTGTGGACGTAGCTCCCCTTCCCCGGCATCCACAGCCCGACGACGGCACCGGGGATACCGGCCTGCTCGCGGACGTCGTCGATGGTCCGGTCCAGCTCGGCGGTCAGCGCGGGATCGAGGCCGCCCGGCGGACAGTCCTCCTCGCCGTGCTGTCCGTGCTGGTCGAAGCCCGCGGCGTGCACCGCCGGGGCGGGTGCCACGGCCATCGGGGCCAGGACGGAGGCCGCGAGCAGCGTCGCGGCGAGGAGGCGTCGGGTGGGGGAGCGGCGTCGCATGGCGGAGGGCCTTTCCAGGCGGGGGCGGGGGAGGGGCGGGGCGGGGAGCGGACGGCAACGACACCATCCGGCCACCGGAACACGCGCCGCGTCCCCGCCGCGTCCCGCCAAGACCACTCGTTCGGAGCCGCAGGCCGGGACGGTCCGCTGTGCGTCCTCACTCCCGGCGCAGGCTCCTCACCAGGTCGCGCGGCAGCCCGTGCGTGTCGTGGAGGTAGTGGAAGTCCTCCTCGGTCAGCGGGCCCTGGAAGCGGGGGCGGGCAAGGACGCGGCGGCCGCGTTCCAGGAGGTGGCCGAAGCGGCGCTCCTCGTCGAGCAGGGTCCTGAGCACGTCATCCGGGCTGACGTCCTGGCGGAAGTGGTCCAGGGTGTGCCGGACCAGGTCCTTCGACAGGTCCCCGAGGCTGCGGGAGGCGTCCTGCCGCCACAGCACGGTGAGCACCCGTCGTACCAGGCGGCGCAGCACGTAGCCCCGGCCGGTGCTGGACGGGCGGACGCCGTCGCCGAGCACCACGACGGCCGAGCGCAGATGGTCGCTGACCAGCCGCAGATCGGGCTCCTCCAGGGGCCACAGGGGCGGGACGAGGCGGCGCCAGGGGTCGAAGACGTCGCAGGCGAAGACGGACTGCTCGCCCTGGAGCAGGGCGGCCAGGCGCTCCAGGCCGAGGCCGGTGTCGACGTTGCGCCGGGGGAGAGGCACCAGGGAGCCGTCTCCACGTCGGCGATGGGTCATCGTCACGTGGTTCCACACCTCCACCCAGCGGTCGTCGCGGGTGGGCGTCGACCGCGGCGGGCCGTCGCCGCTCCAGAAGAAGATCTCCGAGTCGGGTCCGCACGGGCCGACGAGGCCGTCGGTGCCGCCACTGCCGGGGTCGTCCGGGCTCTTCGGCCACCAGTTGTCCTCCACCGTGAGTTCCACGGGGACGCCGAGGCCCTGCCACAGCTCGACCGAAGCGGTGTCCGGACCCGTCCGGCCGTCACCGGCGAAGGCGGTGGCGTGCAGCAGGCCCGGGTCGATGCCCAGGCCCTCGGTGAGCAGCCCGTACCCCCAGTCGAGGCTGAGTGGGCCCCCGTAGTCGCCGAGCGACCAGGTGCCCAGCATCTCGAAGACCGTCAGGTGCGTGGCGTCCCCGACCTCGTCCAGGTCCGTGGTGCGCAGACAGCGCTGCACGTTGACCAGGCGCTTCCCCAGGGGATGGGGGCGGCCCTCCAGGTACGGGGTGAGCGGGTGCATGCCGGAGGTCGTGAAGAGGACGGGGTCGCCGGGGGGCGGCAGCAGCGTCGAGCCCGTGATCCGGCGGTGGCCGCGTTCTTCGTAGTACTCGACGAACGTCCTGATGAGGTGGTCCGTACGCATGGGGGTGGCTCCTTCGCGTGGCAGCGGGGGGAGGCACCGGAGAACGGGACCGTTCAGTCACCCGGCCGGGGCCAGAGGCTCCGCGGCACTACCGACGGACCGTTTCCGGTCGCCGGGGGAGAGGACGTCAGGCGGCGGCAACCGGCGAGCTGGTCGCTCGCGCGGTCGCGGTGGTGCTTCGGCCGGTGACGTTCATACGGCGACCCTAGCGCGGGTGCCTCGGCGGAGCACGAGGATTTACGTCGGCGTCGCACCGGCCGGGTCGGGCCGGCGGCATCAGGTCGCTCTCGCTGATGGTGTACGTCAGCGGGGGACTGGAGAAATCCGGGTTCTCGCGACGCCGCAGCCGGTAGAACTCGCTCCTCTGTTCATCGTCGGCCAGGATGAGCCGCGCGCCCTGCGTTCTCCTTCGCCTGCCGGAGAGGGCCCAGGACGATCCTGCGGGTGAAGCGGCGATTCGACGCGACGGAGAAGGCGACCACGCTGTCGTGCGTGACGTGGGACACCTGTGCCGCGTACGTCACGACGCCGCCTGCCCTTTCGCGGACACCAGGCGTGGCCGCGCGAAGTCCGTGTTGTCCACCACCGCGTCCATCCTCGGCAGGGGGTCCACCTCGTCGAGATAGAGGCGCTCCGCCACCAGGTACCGGTCGCGGTGGATCGCCTCCGCGTCCGAGCCCGCCCAGTCCTGGTCGCGTTCCGCGCCGCGGCGTACGGAGAGTTCGGCGTCCACGTCCAGCCAGATCCGGAAGTCCCAGTACGCGTCGATCTCGGGCCGGAACGCGAAGACGCCGTCCACGATGAGGACCGAGTCGGGGGCGAGCGGGGTCGTGTCGGCCGCGTGGCTCTCCTGCGTCAGCGGGTCCAGGGAGCACAGCGCGCAGGCCGTCGCCTCCGGCGAGCGTGCGGGGTCCAGCAGGAGGCGCTTGGCCGAGGCGTAGTCGTACGCGTTGCGGTAGTAGCCCTCGCCCGACTCCCGGTCGTACAGGTGCCGGTCCTTCCACGGGTTCTTGAAGTCGTCCAGCGTGGCCCGGAGCACCGGGCGGCCCGACTCGGCTATCCGCGCCGCCAGTTCGTGGCCGAAGCTCGTCTTCCCCGCTGCCGTGAAGCCGTCGATGCCGACGAGAAGCCGGCCCGGCCCCCGGCTCCGTATGCGGTCCGCCACCGCCTTCGTCAGGGAGCTGCGTTCGGCCGAAGCCGGTGCGGGGCACGGCTGTCGCCAGGTCGAGGGGGAGTGGCTCACGGATGCTGCCTCACGGTGTCCCATCCGCCGATCCTCGCAAAGGCTCCTGGCGGGCCCTCAGGTGGGCCCGTTCGCCCTGGTGGCCGAAGAGGACGAGCAGTTCGACGGTGCGGTCGTCGTCGGGGCCGAGCCAGTGCGGGACATGCGTGTCGAACTCGGCCGCCTCGCCGGGCTTCAGGACGAGCGTCCGCTCGCCCAGGATCAGGCGGAGCCGGCCGGCCAGCACGTACAGCCACTCGAAGCCCTCGTGGGTCCGCAGGGTCGGTTCCGTGCCCGCCGGGCTCGGGCGGATCAGCAGTTTGTGGGCCTGGACCCCTCCCGGGCGGCTCAGCGGTACGTACGTGAGGCCGTCCCTCGTCACCGGGCGGAGGTGGATGCGCGGATCTCCGGTGCGGGGCGCGCCCACCAGTTCGTCCAGCGGGACCGCGTGGACCTCCGCCAGCGGCAGCAGCATTTCCAGTGTCGGCTTGCGCGTGCCGCCCTCCAGGCGGGACAGGGTGCTCTCGTTGATGCCGGTCCGCTCCGCCAGCTCGGCCAGCGTCATGCCGTGCCGGCGCCGCAGTTCGCGCAGGCGGGGGCCCACCGCCGCCAGGACGCCGTCCCGGTCCCTGACGCCCGACACCGATGGTGGCTGTTCTGCCGTGTCTCCCATGCCCCCAGGTTGCCGAAACGGCATGGAAACTTGCAAGGGGGGCAGGCCGCGGCGCACCTTCCTCCCCAGGGAACAGGCTAACGAGAGGAATCAGCCATGAGCAGCGACACCACCGGCACCACCGACTCCGCCGCGTTCTGGGAGGACCACTACGCCGGCGTCGACCCGCGGTGGGGCACCCGGCCCAACGCCGTCCTCGCCGAGGTCGTCACCGCCCTGGCCCCCGAACCGGGCGGTGGAGGCGGTCGTGCGCTCGACCTCGGCTGCGGGCACGGCGGCGACGCCCTCTGGCTCGCCTCGCTCGGCTGGGACGTCACCGCTGTCGACGTCTCGGCGACCGCCCTGGACCGCGTCGCCGCCGGAGCCGCCGCGGCCGGGCTGACCGACCGCGTCCACCCGAGCCGGCACGACCTCGCCCGCTCCTTCCCCGACGGGGCCTTCGACCTCGTCACCGCCTCCTACTTCCACACCCCGGTGGAGATCCCCCGCGAGCAGGTCCTCCGGCGCGCCGCCGAAGCCGTCGGCCCAGGCGGCCTCCTCGTCCTGGTCGAGCACGCCTCGCTCGCCCCCTGGTCCTGGCGGGGCGGCCACGAGGACGTACGGTTCCCCAGCCCCGACGACGTCCTCGCGTCCCTGCGGCTCGACGACGGATGGCACACCGAGCGCTGCCACGCACCCCGGCGCACCGCCACCGGGCCCGGCGGCGAGACGGCGACCGTGACCGACAACGTCATCGCCGTCCGGCGGGGCCGTCCCGCCTGAACTGTCAGAGGCGGGTGGCAGAGTGGAGGCCATCGCAACCGGAGCACCGGAAGGGCCGGGGCGCCGGAAGGGCCGGAGGGGGAGCCGTGGGGGATTACTTCCAGACCGTCGTCGACCGCGATGCCACCGAGGCGGAGGCCGCCCCGCTGGCCGCGCGCGTGGTCGCCTGGCTCGTGGCCGAGGGCGTCATCGGGCCCGACCGCACCGAGCCCGCGCTCGGCAGAGGCCCGGGGTATCCGCCGGGACCGCGTGTCCGGGAGGCCGTCGACAGCAGCGGCTGGGGTGAGCCCTGGCAGGGCGGGCCGCTCCACGTCGACGTCACCCGCACCGTGTTCGACGCCGGGCAGTATGCCGACCCCTCCTCGGCCCGATGCCCGCGCTGCGAGCGGGACATCGCGTTCCACGACAGGGCCCTGCAGGGGATACCGGGGGCCTGGGACCCCTTCTCCGAGGCGATCGAGGACTGGGAGGCGGGCGTCGACGCCCTCGTGCGGTGCGCGCACTGCGATGCGTCGTCCCCCCCTCGTCGACTGGACCGGAATGGGGCACTGCTTCGCCTTCGGCGCTCTCGGCTTCACCTTCTGGGGGTGGCCCGACCTCACTCGGTCCTTCCTCGCGGAGTTCGACCGCCGGCTGGACGGCCACCGTACGGCCGTCGTGAGCGGGAAGATCTGAGGCGCCGGGGACGGGCGGCCTGCCCGCCCGTCCCCGGGACGACGTCCGGCCGGCCCCGAGCCGGCTCAGCCCGCGACGATGTCCTCGTACCCGCTGATCTCGCGCGGGTTCCGCGTGCCCGGACCCACGTACGTCGCCGACGGGCGCACCAGGCGGCCCGTGCGCTTCTGCTCCAGGATGTGCGCCGACCAGCCCGCCGTGCGGGCACAGGTGAACATCGACGTGAACATGTGCGCCGGGACCTCCGCGAAGTCCAGCACGATCGCCGCCCAGAACTCCACGTTCGTCGCCAGGACCCGGTCCGGGCGGCGGTTGTGCAGCTCCTCCAGGGCCGCCTTCTCCAGCGCCTCCGCCACCTCGAACCGCGGGGCCGCCAGCTCGCGGGCCGTGCGGCGCAGGACGCGGGCGCGGGGGTCCTCGGCGCGGTAGACGCGGTGGCCGAAGCCCATCAGGCGCTCGCCCCGGTCCAGGGCCTGCTTCACGTACGCGGTCGCGTCGCCCGTGCGCTCGATCTCCTCGATCATGCCGAGGACCCGGGACGGGGCCCCGCCGTGCAGCGGGCCCGACATCGCGCCCACCGCTCCGGACAGGGCGGCCGCGACGTCCGCGCCCGTCGAGGCGATGACCCGGGCCGTGAACGTCGACGCGTTCATGCCGTGCTCCGCCGCCGACGTCCAGTACGCGTCGACCGCCTTCACGTGCTTCGGGTCCGGCTCCCCGCGCCAGCGGATCATGAAGCGCTCGACCACCGAGTGCGCCTTGTCGATCTCGCTCTGCGGCACCATCGGCAGCCCCTGGCCGCGCGCCGACTGGGCGACGTACGACAGGGCCATCACCGCGGCCCGCGCCAGGTCGTCCCGGGCGGTCGCCTCATCGATGTCCAGCAGCGGCTTCAGGCCCCAGACCGGGGCGAGCATCGCCAGCGCGGACTGGACGTCGACCCGGATGTCACCTGAATGCACGGGGATCGGGAAGGGCTCGGCGGGCGGCAGGCCGGGGTTGAACGCCCCGTCCACCAACAGGCCCCACACATTGCCGAAGGAGACGTGACCGACCAGATCCTCGATGTCGACCCCGCGATAACGGAGCGAACCGCCTTCCTTGTCCGGTTCGGCGATCTCCGTTTCGAACGCGACGACTCCCTCAAGACCGGGTACGAAGTCGGACATCAGGCGGCTCCCTCAGTTCGGCGGGCGACGGGCGGTGCGCGGCGTGCTGGGCTGTGCGGAAGCCACAGCGGCCTGCCCCAAGATATTGGCGGGTTCCTCCGATGCGGGGAAGCGTGACATCCGGCACAGGGCCCCCTTTCGACGGGGCGTGGTTACGGCCCCTCGGCGCCGGGCAGACTCGGCCCCTGCGGCAGGATGGGCCCGTGCCCACACCAGAAGGTTCCACGGGACCCCTCCCGGACGATTCCACCACCGATCCCGCGGCCATGCGCGAGCAGTACCGCTCGGAGGACTTCGTCGAGGGCGACCTCGCCGCCGATCCGATGGAGCAGTTCGCCCGCTGGTTCCGGCAGGTCGCCGTCGGCGGGGTGCTGCACGAGCCCAACGCGATGATCGTCTCCACCGCCGGCCCGGACGGCCGCCCGTCCTCGCGCACGGTGCTGCTCAAGCAGTACGACGACCGGGGCTTCGTCTTCTTCACCAACTACGACTCCCGCAAGGGCCGCGAGCTGACCGCGAACCCCCACGTCTCCCTGCTCTTCCCCTGGCATCCGATGGCCCGCCAGGTGATCGTCGCCGGTACCGCCTCCCGCACCTCCCGCGAGGAGACCGTCGGCTACTTCCGCACCCGCCCGCACGGCTCCCAACTCGGCGCGTGGGCCAGCGCCCAGTCCACCGTCGTGGGCTCCCGCGAGGAGCTGATCGCCCGGTACGAGGAGCTGGCCGCCCGCTACCCCGAGGGCGAGAAGGTCCCGGCCCCACCGCACTGGGGCGGCTTCCGGGTGGTGCCCGAGACGATCGAGTTCTGGCAGGGCCACGAGAACCGGCTGCACGACCGGCTGCGGTACGTCAGGGAGGGCGAAGGGGCGTCCGGGGGCGTGTGGCGGGTGGAGCGGCTCTGCCCGTAACCCCATGAGCTGCGAAGACACCCCGAAAACGCAGAAACCCGCAGGCTCTGGTTCCTCCGTGCACAGAGGAGCCGGCCGGACTTACCGGCGAGCCTGCGGGTCGGTGACTGCTGGGATTGGCCGACGTCCGGCCTTGCACTGCAAAAGAGTGCGACGACGGGCGTCAGCCCGCGGCCACCTCACGAGTCCGAAGAGAAATCACTTCCGGAACACCTCCTTTCCTGTGTGCTCCACAGCCTAGGAGCGCCCCGCACCGGCGTACAACCGATTTGTTTCGCCGGACCGGGCCAGAAGATTTGGGTGAAGTGGATGTGTGCTGGGTCACGTTCGAGTTGAATGGTCTGACGTGCAGCGATACACGCGGTGACGCGTGGGACAACGGCCGACACGTTCTGCGGGAGGTGCGGAGTGGGTGCTTCCAGGAGCAGTGGGACCACCGACGAGCTCGGACCGGACGAGGACTCCGGCGGCGGGCCACCGGGGTGCTCCCCGGATTCCCGGAGCCGGGCCGGCGAGGACGCGATCCCCGGTGCGCCCGACGGCTCCGAGCTGCTGGCGGCGCTGCTCGACGGCATGGACGCGGCGCTCTGCGCGTTCGACGCGGCCGGCACGGTCACCCACTGGAACCGTGAGGCCGAACGCGTCCTCGGCTGGTCGGCGGACGAGGCCGTCGGCCGCAGCGGCTTCGCGGGCTGGGCGGTGCGGCGGGCCGACGCGGACGAGGTGCGGGCCAGGCTGATGTCGGCCATGGAGGCGCCGGGGCGGCAGGTGCACGAGTTCGCGCTGCTGCGCAAGGACGGCGGCCGGGTGCTGGTGCGGACCCAGTCCGCCGGGGTGCGCGGCGCCGACGGGAAGCCGGCCGGGGTC
This sequence is a window from Streptomyces parvus. Protein-coding genes within it:
- a CDS encoding ice-binding family protein gives rise to the protein MPGVYTASSTLGLTGTLTLDAEGDPNAVWVFQVGSGLTTASASRVNLINGAQPCNVFWQIGSSATLGTDSTFIGNILALTSISVTTGATIEGRALARNGSVTLDNNRITRSTCSGGTTSGTTTGTTTGTTTGTTTGTTTGTTTGTTGGVLGGVLGGVLTGGTTGGTGGVLGGVLGGVVTGGTTGGTPGGSTTTGTTTGNTVGNTSGNIAGNTTGGGKGGGTGGHSGGHTGGHSGGGKGGGTGGHSGGHDSGGYGYGDGRPGDHGPGEEHGGYGEKPEGPGHHEG
- a CDS encoding DUF5819 family protein, which produces MALCLATALVHIGLVFLHVAPSNTVSQRFNAQVDAWIYPLFEQNWRLFAPDPDSVNRRISARTAHTAPDGSVQVSDWTDLTAVDTSAIEHNAFPSHTSQNMLRRSWTSYVELHGGDDVPRSDRAVMMQRYLRNIAADRMAERDGKPFENIQLRVVTLPVAAPGSPDRDRRAAAKDAETRLLPWWKVASDA
- a CDS encoding HTTM domain-containing protein, with amino-acid sequence MPETANTPSRPREPADGPAYPAARVTGAARRAWALLTERPLSLYAVSVLRIGYGLLYLVFLVREFPHRDAIWGPGSPWTPDLARQLFDQTGWVSVLTLSDSRLYFELCYAAALVVSILFLLGWRTRAVSVLFAVVVASFHARSIFMTDGGDNLVLLMALYLTLTASGRRWSLDALRARRAPSGRRLLPLPPQLAAAGRTLVTAVHNCGLLVIAVQVCFLYGAAGLYKVQGGTWGAGTALHYVLNLDLFQPWPALSHWADGQVLAIAVIGYLTVLLQVAFPFVLFGRLKYPVLTMLLGMHIGIAVLMGLPLFSGAMIIADAVFLPDRFWAAAGRLARRGLGRTEEARPEPADVPETSGAPDETRAPRGTVPKQGSPVSRVRDRP
- a CDS encoding serine hydrolase, with the protein product MRRRSPTRRLLAATLLAASVLAPMAVAPAPAVHAAGFDQHGQHGEEDCPPGGLDPALTAELDRTIDDVREQAGIPGAVVGLWMPGKGSYVHTSGVANTVTREPMSADTRIRIGSETKTFTVTALLQLVDDKLVKLDDPISRYVSGVRNGDRITLRQLAGMRSGLFPYTADADFVHDLLSDPYRSFTPRGVLAYGMKHENTFKPGARFQYSNSNLVLLGLVIEKVTGQRLDRVIHERVLRPAGLHNTLFPTGAEFPEPHAHGYTDQTLSGETEDSTDWNPSWAWAAGAMISDLHDLRRWAEVVATGELLSPRTQAQRLKTLPTGFPGLSYGLGIFDADGWIGHNGSLPGYETVTVYLPAQKATMVIMINTDSLSGGQEPSTLLARAVTQLATPDNVYDGSASQGRNTP
- a CDS encoding alanine--tRNA ligase-related protein, whose translation is MRTDHLIRTFVEYYEERGHRRITGSTLLPPPGDPVLFTTSGMHPLTPYLEGRPHPLGKRLVNVQRCLRTTDLDEVGDATHLTVFEMLGTWSLGDYGGPLSLDWGYGLLTEGLGIDPGLLHATAFAGDGRTGPDTASVELWQGLGVPVELTVEDNWWPKSPDDPGSGGTDGLVGPCGPDSEIFFWSGDGPPRSTPTRDDRWVEVWNHVTMTHRRRGDGSLVPLPRRNVDTGLGLERLAALLQGEQSVFACDVFDPWRRLVPPLWPLEEPDLRLVSDHLRSAVVVLGDGVRPSSTGRGYVLRRLVRRVLTVLWRQDASRSLGDLSKDLVRHTLDHFRQDVSPDDVLRTLLDEERRFGHLLERGRRVLARPRFQGPLTEEDFHYLHDTHGLPRDLVRSLRRE
- a CDS encoding uridine kinase, with the protein product MSHSPSTWRQPCPAPASAERSSLTKAVADRIRSRGPGRLLVGIDGFTAAGKTSFGHELAARIAESGRPVLRATLDDFKNPWKDRHLYDRESGEGYYRNAYDYASAKRLLLDPARSPEATACALCSLDPLTQESHAADTTPLAPDSVLIVDGVFAFRPEIDAYWDFRIWLDVDAELSVRRGAERDQDWAGSDAEAIHRDRYLVAERLYLDEVDPLPRMDAVVDNTDFARPRLVSAKGQAAS
- a CDS encoding helix-turn-helix domain-containing protein, which produces MGDTAEQPPSVSGVRDRDGVLAAVGPRLRELRRRHGMTLAELAERTGINESTLSRLEGGTRKPTLEMLLPLAEVHAVPLDELVGAPRTGDPRIHLRPVTRDGLTYVPLSRPGGVQAHKLLIRPSPAGTEPTLRTHEGFEWLYVLAGRLRLILGERTLVLKPGEAAEFDTHVPHWLGPDDDRTVELLVLFGHQGERAHLRARQEPLRGSADGTP
- a CDS encoding cyclopropane-fatty-acyl-phospholipid synthase family protein — its product is MSSDTTGTTDSAAFWEDHYAGVDPRWGTRPNAVLAEVVTALAPEPGGGGGRALDLGCGHGGDALWLASLGWDVTAVDVSATALDRVAAGAAAAGLTDRVHPSRHDLARSFPDGAFDLVTASYFHTPVEIPREQVLRRAAEAVGPGGLLVLVEHASLAPWSWRGGHEDVRFPSPDDVLASLRLDDGWHTERCHAPRRTATGPGGETATVTDNVIAVRRGRPA
- a CDS encoding citrate synthase 2 encodes the protein MSDFVPGLEGVVAFETEIAEPDKEGGSLRYRGVDIEDLVGHVSFGNVWGLLVDGAFNPGLPPAEPFPIPVHSGDIRVDVQSALAMLAPVWGLKPLLDIDEATARDDLARAAVMALSYVAQSARGQGLPMVPQSEIDKAHSVVERFMIRWRGEPDPKHVKAVDAYWTSAAEHGMNASTFTARVIASTGADVAAALSGAVGAMSGPLHGGAPSRVLGMIEEIERTGDATAYVKQALDRGERLMGFGHRVYRAEDPRARVLRRTARELAAPRFEVAEALEKAALEELHNRRPDRVLATNVEFWAAIVLDFAEVPAHMFTSMFTCARTAGWSAHILEQKRTGRLVRPSATYVGPGTRNPREISGYEDIVAG
- the pdxH gene encoding pyridoxamine 5'-phosphate oxidase → MREQYRSEDFVEGDLAADPMEQFARWFRQVAVGGVLHEPNAMIVSTAGPDGRPSSRTVLLKQYDDRGFVFFTNYDSRKGRELTANPHVSLLFPWHPMARQVIVAGTASRTSREETVGYFRTRPHGSQLGAWASAQSTVVGSREELIARYEELAARYPEGEKVPAPPHWGGFRVVPETIEFWQGHENRLHDRLRYVREGEGASGGVWRVERLCP